A window of Alkalicoccobacillus plakortidis contains these coding sequences:
- a CDS encoding RNA polymerase sigma factor yields MPHLNDEQLYQLVVQQDKEALETLYSRYERILFSFIYRFTKDNGLTEEVMQDLFMKLWQGKASYQTGKGKFSSWILTIARNAAIDQIRKKKVTEVEFDDRDSEPDPESVEQTIVFQEESTIIQEAVATLPSEQQQVVKLFYFDGEPQKNIAEICKIPLGTVKGRLRLALNHLRKTLSRQDERGDIYER; encoded by the coding sequence ATGCCACATCTTAACGACGAACAATTGTATCAACTCGTTGTTCAGCAAGACAAAGAGGCTTTAGAGACATTATATTCTCGATATGAGAGAATCTTGTTCTCATTTATTTATCGTTTTACAAAAGACAACGGCTTAACTGAAGAAGTCATGCAAGATCTATTTATGAAGCTTTGGCAAGGGAAAGCCTCATATCAAACCGGTAAAGGAAAGTTCTCATCTTGGATTTTAACGATTGCAAGAAATGCTGCAATTGATCAAATTCGCAAAAAGAAAGTGACTGAGGTTGAATTTGATGATCGAGATTCTGAACCAGATCCTGAATCAGTAGAACAAACCATTGTTTTTCAGGAAGAAAGCACAATTATTCAAGAAGCAGTTGCTACCTTGCCATCTGAACAACAACAAGTTGTAAAATTGTTCTATTTCGACGGAGAACCACAAAAGAACATTGCAGAGATATGTAAGATACCCCTTGGAACTGTTAAAGGAAGATTACGTTTAGCGCTTAATCATCTACGTAAGACTCTTAGCAGGCAGGATGAAAGAGGCGATATATATGAGCGATAA
- a CDS encoding YitT family protein, with amino-acid sequence MVRYVLTLLIGCLLVSIGINFFFTMYHLLDGGIIGLGLIAHYLWNTPVGLTILIVSIPIYIFAWFYFRPFFYNSLAGVIVSSLLIDWVALYSPDLAILGPLASAILGGTMLGVGAGIMFRMDISTGGFDLLAQMIATKIPYNVGAIIVIFDMLAVVAGISIVTIEEIVLSTIAVISTGVATIIVTSCPMPAFLYPADKFPGKWNS; translated from the coding sequence ATGGTTCGTTATGTACTTACATTACTTATAGGTTGTTTGTTGGTTAGCATTGGCATTAACTTCTTTTTTACGATGTATCATTTACTTGATGGTGGAATTATTGGACTAGGTTTGATTGCTCATTATCTTTGGAATACGCCAGTTGGATTGACTATTCTCATTGTAAGTATCCCTATTTACATTTTTGCTTGGTTTTATTTCCGTCCTTTTTTCTATAACAGCCTTGCTGGTGTCATTGTCTCATCCCTACTCATCGATTGGGTTGCTCTCTATTCTCCAGACCTCGCTATTTTAGGTCCATTAGCAAGCGCCATACTTGGCGGCACTATGCTAGGTGTAGGTGCAGGTATTATGTTTCGAATGGATATCAGTACGGGTGGTTTTGATCTCCTAGCGCAAATGATCGCTACTAAAATCCCTTATAATGTAGGCGCAATTATTGTGATCTTTGATATGCTAGCTGTAGTTGCTGGTATTTCTATTGTGACAATTGAAGAGATTGTTTTATCAACTATTGCAGTAATATCTACTGGTGTTGCGACAATTATTGTCACAAGTTGCCCTATGCCTGCTTTTCTCTATCCAGCCGACAAATTCCCCGGGAAATGGAACAGCTAG
- a CDS encoding anti-sigma factor, which produces MSDKKCIQLLDYFNGHLSKAEEEEFELHLIDCEECQEQLQELYEFNDGVANVPSDATPPAGMKNRILQSVFESDQQTKPTQPTARPEPIPFEKPANKKNKLVPWLSAVAAILIAAVGTNIYTFNQLNDSQSELATLELERDLLTSQIDEYESAPPSGTAQIEQVITSTSLLSQEDETEHLGQASIVQQEDGFKLIVQVEQMPEPVDSEVYQVWLFQEDTPLPSRLICNKRIR; this is translated from the coding sequence ATGAGCGATAAAAAATGCATACAATTACTTGATTACTTTAATGGTCACTTAAGTAAAGCAGAAGAAGAAGAATTTGAACTGCACCTAATAGACTGCGAAGAATGCCAAGAGCAACTTCAAGAGCTGTATGAATTTAATGATGGTGTTGCTAACGTACCAAGCGATGCAACACCACCAGCAGGAATGAAGAATCGAATTTTACAATCTGTATTTGAAAGTGATCAACAGACAAAACCAACTCAACCAACCGCAAGACCAGAACCAATCCCATTTGAAAAACCAGCAAATAAGAAAAACAAACTAGTACCATGGCTATCAGCTGTAGCTGCCATTCTCATAGCAGCAGTCGGAACAAATATTTACACTTTTAATCAATTAAATGACTCTCAATCAGAATTGGCTACTCTTGAATTAGAACGAGATCTCTTAACTAGTCAGATTGATGAATACGAGAGTGCACCACCATCTGGAACAGCTCAAATTGAACAAGTCATCACTTCAACGTCTCTGCTCTCACAAGAAGATGAAACAGAACATCTTGGGCAAGCGTCTATCGTTCAACAAGAAGATGGATTTAAACTAATCGTGCAGGTCGAACAAATGCCAGAACCAGTTGATTCAGAAGTGTACCAGGTTTGGTTGTTTCAAGAAGACACACCACTTCCAAGCCGGCTCATTTGTAACAAACGAATCCGGTGA
- the wrbA gene encoding NAD(P)H:quinone oxidoreductase produces MTKILIPYYSSYGHVYTLAKAVEEGAKRVEGAEVRLVRIPESEAVKEAMSGQDAYIEAQKSQEHLEEATHDDLVWADGIIWGFPTRYGNMPAQVKQFLDSAGGLWANGSLEGRATSIFTSTASIHGGQETTILTSLVPLLHFGLIYVGLPYGENQEQLTTEGIGGSPYGASTLAGSDGSRTPDERELVMAARLGERVATVAAKLA; encoded by the coding sequence ATGACAAAGATTCTAATTCCATATTATTCGTCATACGGACATGTGTATACATTGGCCAAAGCAGTAGAAGAGGGAGCTAAACGGGTTGAAGGTGCTGAGGTTCGGCTAGTAAGAATTCCTGAGTCAGAGGCAGTAAAAGAAGCGATGTCAGGACAAGACGCATATATTGAAGCGCAAAAAAGCCAAGAACATCTAGAGGAAGCTACACACGATGATCTTGTGTGGGCTGATGGAATCATTTGGGGGTTCCCGACACGTTACGGCAATATGCCAGCACAAGTGAAACAGTTTCTTGATTCAGCCGGAGGACTTTGGGCAAATGGTTCGCTTGAAGGAAGAGCGACATCCATTTTTACAAGTACAGCTTCAATACACGGTGGACAAGAGACAACGATTTTAACCTCACTTGTTCCATTGCTGCATTTTGGTTTAATTTATGTTGGATTACCATACGGCGAAAACCAAGAACAGTTAACAACAGAAGGAATAGGTGGAAGCCCATACGGAGCATCAACACTTGCCGGCTCTGATGGAAGTAGGACGCCAGACGAAAGAGAGCTTGTTATGGCAGCTCGATTAGGAGAAAGAGTAGCTACTGTAGCAGCAAAATTAGCCTAG